A single window of Pirellulales bacterium DNA harbors:
- a CDS encoding peptidylprolyl isomerase, whose amino-acid sequence MTRFRQVVVIGVFAVSAYGGASSIRAKDKTAAAPSPGAGQAKAAFDAKFEEYKAAIREIEKLQAEYQTAEPARRGKLNEEITGLIANTQSRINALVEAAKAAYQAAPNANPEITELLTTVARYYTVGRQIGPGQPAAGNPSDIYYPIDGGDQYERALPIIKLLIDGGSQNGELYVFGFICAFVTNDFDLAEKYLIKAKETRAVDDFAMAASRSEQSDPQAGLHKNIDHLLTSCIESFDDYHILWKNEAEIRAAEAKANDLPRVKLTTTKGEIVVELFENEAPESVANVLALVKQGFYNGSPFHRVLPEFMAQGGAKTDDGAGGPGYTIRCECYQPNYRRHFRGTLSMAHAGRDTGNSQFFLTFVPTPHLNGHHTAFGRVIEGMEVLGDLQHRSPMHGQNPPKPDRIIKAEVLRDRGHEYKFERL is encoded by the coding sequence GCGGCCCCAAGTCCTGGGGCGGGTCAGGCAAAAGCCGCATTCGACGCCAAATTCGAGGAATACAAGGCGGCAATTCGCGAGATCGAGAAGCTTCAAGCCGAATATCAAACTGCCGAGCCGGCCCGCCGCGGGAAACTTAACGAGGAGATAACCGGCCTGATCGCGAACACGCAGTCGCGCATTAACGCTTTGGTGGAGGCCGCTAAGGCAGCGTATCAAGCCGCTCCCAACGCCAATCCAGAGATTACTGAATTGCTGACAACCGTGGCTCGGTATTACACGGTTGGCCGCCAGATCGGGCCGGGGCAACCGGCGGCCGGAAATCCGAGCGACATCTACTATCCCATTGATGGCGGCGACCAATACGAGCGCGCTCTTCCAATCATCAAGTTACTGATCGACGGCGGCTCACAAAACGGTGAGCTGTACGTGTTTGGCTTCATATGCGCCTTTGTGACCAATGATTTCGATTTAGCGGAGAAGTACCTCATCAAGGCGAAAGAAACCCGGGCGGTCGATGACTTCGCGATGGCAGCGAGCCGCAGTGAGCAGAGCGACCCGCAGGCCGGTTTGCACAAGAACATCGATCACCTTCTAACGAGCTGCATCGAAAGCTTCGACGACTACCATATCCTTTGGAAGAACGAGGCCGAGATTCGCGCAGCCGAAGCAAAGGCGAACGACTTGCCCCGAGTCAAGCTGACGACCACCAAGGGGGAGATTGTGGTCGAATTGTTCGAAAATGAAGCGCCGGAGTCGGTTGCGAATGTTCTCGCCCTGGTGAAGCAGGGGTTCTACAACGGCAGCCCGTTTCATCGTGTGTTGCCGGAGTTTATGGCTCAAGGAGGCGCCAAGACGGACGATGGCGCCGGCGGGCCGGGATACACGATCCGCTGTGAGTGTTACCAGCCAAACTATCGCCGCCATTTTCGCGGCACTCTAAGTATGGCACACGCCGGGCGTGATACGGGCAACTCACAGTTTTTCTTGACGTTTGTGCCCACGCCTCATTTGAATGGCCACCACACGGCATTTGGGCGAGTCATCGAGGGCATGGAAGTGCTGGGGGATCTCCAGCACCGCTCGCCGATGCACGGCCAGAACCCGCCCAAGCCAGATCGGATCATCAAAGCCGAAGTCCTTCGCGACCGCGGGCACGAGTACAAATTCGAGCGACTTTAG